TCCTGTTTCCATACTTCAGCACGTTGCAAGGCGAGAGCGAGGACCGAAAGGCCGATCTGCTGTTCCGGTCTTCGTGGATTCTCAACGTCCTGGCCGCAAGTGCCCTGGGTGGATTGATTTCGGTGGCCGGCCCGCTGCTGCATGTCTGGACCGGCGCCGAAGTCGCGGCCGAGGCTGCGCGGGTTCTCGTCGTGCTGTCGATCGCCGGAATACTCGGATCGAGCGCGAACGTCTTCGGTTTTTACCTGCTGGCGCAGGGGCGGTCACGCTCCAACGCGCTCATCGCATTGATCACGGGTGTCGTCACACTCGTCACCAGCGCGTTCGCGTTGCCGCGTTTCGGATGGCATGCCGCGGGCTGGAGCGCATGCGCCGGCATGATCGCGCAGATGCTGACTGTCGTCTTCCTGCTGCGGCGCAATTTTAAGCTCGCCGGCATGTGGTCGCGTGTCGCGCATTGCGTATTGACGCCGCTTTGCATCGGGATCGCGATGGCGCTGGCAGTGCGGTACGGTCTCGACCGCATGCCGCTCCGGCTCGCGCCGTCCTGGTGGTCGGTGGGGGCCGTCTCGTCGCTGACGGCTGCGATCATCCTCGTGGTCGCGGTTGCCGCTTCGCAGTTGGGCCCGTATCGGAAGGTGTGCCGGCAAGATATTCGTTCGATCCTCGCTCGCTTCCTGCCCCTCAAGGCCGTCTAGGACATGTGCGGAATCGCGGGCATCGTAAATCTGGGCGGCAATGCGGTGGAGCGGGCTGACATCTCGCGGCTGACGGGCCTGATCGCGCATCGTGGTCCGTTCGGCGAGGGGACCTGGTTCAGCGCAGACCGAAGCCTCGCATTCGGCCACCGCCGGCTGGCGATCATCGATCCCGGCGAGGGCGGATATCAGCCGATGCTGTCTGCGGACGGCCGCCATGTGATCGTGTTCAATGGCGAAATCTACAATTTTCTCGAGCTGCGCCGCGAACTCGAGGGGCAGGGCGCGGTGTTCCGCAGCCAGTCCGATACCGAAGTGATCTTGGCGGCCTGGCAGGCCTGGCGGGAAGACATGCTGTCCCGCTTCAACGGCATGTGGGCTCTGGCGATCTTCGACACGGGCACGCGCGAATTGTTTCTTGCGCGCGATCGCTTCGGCATCAAGCCGCTGCTCTACGCGGCGTCGCCGAAGCGATTCATCTTCGCGTCCGAGCAGCGGGCGCTGGTGCGGAGCGGGCTGATCGATGCATCCGTTGACACGGAAGTGGCGCGCCGGCTGCTGCTCGACCCCTTCGGGATCGAAGGAAGCGAGCGAACCCTGTTTCGCCAGGTTCGCCGCCTGCAGGGCGGCCATTGCATGTGGCTGCGCCAGGGCAAGGTCAGTGTCAGGCGCTGGTGGCGGACGGTGGATCATCTGCCGACCGTGCCTGCCACCGAAGCCGAACGCGCCGCGCGCTTTCGCGAGCTGTTCCAGGACGCCGTGGCACTGCGCATGCGCAGCGATGTGCCGATCGGGACCTGCCTGTCTGGAGGTTTCGATTCATCGGCGGTGATCTGCACCATGGCGGCGCACGAGAAGGCGGGCATGGGGCCGCGCGACAGCGCCGCATGGCGTCATGCCTTTGTCGCGACGTTTCCCGGCGCCTCGAACGACGAGCGGCCGATGGCAGAGGAGGCCGCCGCCTGGGCTGAAGTTGCGCCGACCTTCCTCGAAATCGGGCAGGCCGATGCACTTGCAGACCTGGATCGGATTCTCGACGATCTCGATGACGTCTATATCGGGCTGCCCAGCGCCGTGTGGTTGATCTATCGGCAGCTGAGGCGGCAGAACGTGACGGTGTCGCTGGACGGCCACGGCGCGGACGAGTTGATGGGCGCCTATTTGCAGCAAGGACAGGCGCGTGCATTCCGAATCCGGAACGCAGCCGAAGACCTCGCCTCGCGCTCGGCGCTGACCCGGCGCGGCGTGGATGTCCTGCGTGCGTTCGGCCTCAGGCGCCAGGGGGTGTACTTTCTGCGCGGCGGTCTGCGCGATCTTCCCGCTCAACTCCCGCTGACGGCGGAGGACGACGTGCTGCCGCGCGAATGGGGCGGCTTGAACAAGCGCCTCTACCGCATGTTTCACAGCACGGTGCTTCCCACCATCCTGCGCAACTTCGATCGTCTCTCGATGGCTCACGGCGTCGAAGTCCGCATGCCCTTCATGGACTGGCGCCTGGTGACGTACACGATGGCGCTTCCCGAAAGCAGCAAGTTCGCAGATGGCTACACCAAGGCGGTCGCCCGGCGGGCAATGGCCAATTTGATGCCGGAATCGATCCGGACCGCGCGCCGCAAGGTCGGCTTTAATTCACCGATGCCCGAATGGCTGAACGGACCTTTGGCCGGATGGACGGCGGACCTGCTCGACCGCGAGGTGCCGGCCTTTGCCGAAATGGTGGATGAAACGGCCTTGCGCAGAGCGGTGAGCCGCTTGACGGCGTCGAAAACTTGGGACTGGGAGACGGTCGGTCGGATCTGGCCGTATTTGAACATGAAATGGATGTTGGCGAGGTACGCCTGAGCGATGCGCCTGTTCCAGAATAGCGCCCTCTACCCGTCCTATCTGCTGCAGCTGAACCAGCTCGCGGCGAATACCCATAGCTTCGCGGAGCGGCGGGATGTGTTCTTGCATGACCGTTTCGGCGCGGCGCATTTCCTCAAGCCGGTGCTCGATGCATCGCCGGAAGCCTTCTTCACCAACGGAGACGACGAGATCCTGCAGCGCCGCTGGGCGCGCGAGCAGGGCATGTCGGGCGAGCCGACCCTCGAGGCCATCCTGCTTGCGCAGATCGAGCATCACGCCACCGAGGTGTTCTACAACCTCGATCCGGTGCGTTATCCGAGCGCCTTCGTCGCCAAGCTGCCGGGCTGTGTCAAGACGGCGTTGTGCTGGCGTGCGGCGCCGTCAGGAAATGCCGATTTCACGGCGTATGGCGCCGTGCTGGGAAACTTTCCGTCGATCCTCGACATTTGGCGCGGCAAGGGATGCCGGGCCGAATTGTTCTTTCCGGCACATGATCCCGTGATGGACGAATATGGCCACGGCGAACGCCCGATCGACGTCGTCTTCGTCGGCGGCTACTCGCGGCACCATCGGGCGCGCGCCCGGACGCTGGAGCAGGTCGCGCAGCTCGCGGCCAGTCGCAACATCGTGCTATGTCTCGAT
The nucleotide sequence above comes from Bradyrhizobium sp. NDS-1. Encoded proteins:
- the asnB gene encoding asparagine synthase (glutamine-hydrolyzing), whose protein sequence is MCGIAGIVNLGGNAVERADISRLTGLIAHRGPFGEGTWFSADRSLAFGHRRLAIIDPGEGGYQPMLSADGRHVIVFNGEIYNFLELRRELEGQGAVFRSQSDTEVILAAWQAWREDMLSRFNGMWALAIFDTGTRELFLARDRFGIKPLLYAASPKRFIFASEQRALVRSGLIDASVDTEVARRLLLDPFGIEGSERTLFRQVRRLQGGHCMWLRQGKVSVRRWWRTVDHLPTVPATEAERAARFRELFQDAVALRMRSDVPIGTCLSGGFDSSAVICTMAAHEKAGMGPRDSAAWRHAFVATFPGASNDERPMAEEAAAWAEVAPTFLEIGQADALADLDRILDDLDDVYIGLPSAVWLIYRQLRRQNVTVSLDGHGADELMGAYLQQGQARAFRIRNAAEDLASRSALTRRGVDVLRAFGLRRQGVYFLRGGLRDLPAQLPLTAEDDVLPREWGGLNKRLYRMFHSTVLPTILRNFDRLSMAHGVEVRMPFMDWRLVTYTMALPESSKFADGYTKAVARRAMANLMPESIRTARRKVGFNSPMPEWLNGPLAGWTADLLDREVPAFAEMVDETALRRAVSRLTASKTWDWETVGRIWPYLNMKWMLARYA
- a CDS encoding glycosyltransferase, whose product is MRLFQNSALYPSYLLQLNQLAANTHSFAERRDVFLHDRFGAAHFLKPVLDASPEAFFTNGDDEILQRRWAREQGMSGEPTLEAILLAQIEHHATEVFYNLDPVRYPSAFVAKLPGCVKTALCWRAAPSGNADFTAYGAVLGNFPSILDIWRGKGCRAELFFPAHDPVMDEYGHGERPIDVVFVGGYSRHHRARARTLEQVAQLAASRNIVLCLDASRLTRLAETALGRLLPLREHRRPDAIAAIAKPPVFGRSLYELIGSSKIVLNGAIDMAGTDRGNMRCFEAMGCGGLLVSDAGGYPDGMEEGRTIETYDTPEQAVEVISRSLQDWPRSAEIAALGRARVRDVYRKDVQWKQFGDLVGRI